From a single Drosophila sulfurigaster albostrigata strain 15112-1811.04 chromosome 3, ASM2355843v2, whole genome shotgun sequence genomic region:
- the LOC133844791 gene encoding uncharacterized protein LOC133844791 isoform X8, translating to MKVLIIAVAFLACAYADVSELADQGYDYPQPAPAYIPPPVAPKNTYIPPPPPPPPPAPKNTYIPPPPATAKAYIPPPAAPAKAYIPPPPPPPPPAPKNTYIPPPAAPSNTYIPPAPVAPVLSEPVFEEIEQPAQDGYRYKTVRRRVFRHRN from the exons ATG AAAGTACTTATCATTGCCGTTGCCTTCTTGGCCTGCGCTTACGCGGATGTTTCGGAACTGGCCGATCAGGGCTATGACTACCCACAACCTGCACCTGCCTACATTCCTCCTCCTGTGGCGCCAAAGAACACCTACATTCCCcctccaccaccaccaccgccaccagCACCAAAGAACACCTACATTCCTCCTCCCCCAGCTACGGCTAAGGCTTACATTCCCCCACCAGCAGCTCCCGCCAAGGCCTACATTCCTCccccaccaccaccaccaccaccagcaccCAAGAACACCTACATTCCTCCTCCAGCTGCTCCCTCAAACACCTACATCCCACCAGCTCCCGTTGCTCCCGTCCTCTCCGAACCCGTGTTCGAGGAGATCGAGCAGCCGGCTCAGGATGGATACCGCTACAAGACTGTGCGTCGTCGCGTCTTCCGTCACCGCAACTAA
- the LOC133844778 gene encoding uncharacterized protein LOC133844778, protein MKFLIIAVAFLACAFADVSELADPGYDYPQPALPAPAPVESYIPPAPPAPPALPALPALPVPSAPRNEYIPPAPVAAPVDAYIPPAAEEPIIEEIEQPAQDGYRYKTVRRRVFRHRN, encoded by the exons ATG AAATTCCTGATCATTGCCGTCGCCTTCCTGGCCTGCGCTTTTGCCGATGTCTCCGAATTAGCCGATCCAGGCTATGATTACCCCCAGCCTGCTCTGCCCGCTCCCGCTCCTGTTGAGTCCTATATTCCCCCAGCTCCACCAGCACCTCCTGCACTCCCAGCTCTCCCAGCCCTGCCTGTGCCATCCGCACCCAGGAACGAATACATTCCTCCCGCACCCGTTGCTGCCCCAGTTGATGCCTACATTCCACCCGCCGCCGAGGAGCCCATCATCGAGGAGATCGAGCAGCCTGCTCAGGATGGTTACCGCTACAAGACTGTGCGTCGTCGTGTCTTCCGTCACCGCAACTAA